One Roseofilum capinflatum BLCC-M114 DNA segment encodes these proteins:
- a CDS encoding PAS domain S-box protein has translation MVESKIEAQILSLERMGERWQVAQGTPEAVWIRDSLNHLKDFAGLNTLAWVDSNYQIRWRVGNPDGLDHEDLKLSQLTDYKVALDRSYSRSEITLSKPFLLPENKHGILIVYPLFLDDPTTPNNRQLNGYIVGVLNLEVFFDNLLENIQDERYYLAIASGEQIIYNNPHSKWLNLEENDPSSLVDLKVIRESDFHGQTIHLFLYPKQGWIEKLQSPFPSRFLVGGLSISWSISIGIYLFQIRQKRLKRIERINSQLNQEILERKQAEAKLEEREAMLRSFYDHSPMMMGIVELLEDDIVHLSDNQATARFWGTTPEAMANQRASAMGTSWEYLQKWIGHYREAMETQKAVEFEYEHHVENGSYFFLATVSFIGFVHRDRPRFSYLVQDISDRKLAQIALQNSEKRFRVLVSHSPVGIFQTDTQGKCLYVNPKWADITGRYQPERYLGDAWQEALHPEDREAIFQEWTTSSQEGRDFHLEYRFQKPDGQVVWVWGSAIAVRSDNGEIVGYFGTVMDITERKKTETTNRALMEAIPDLIIRLSRTGEFLDIMNANLNSWEAEDPFPGMHLIKLLPQLVTPQRLKYIQTTLDTQTLHSYEYEITLKGQVYYEECRLIPFDSHSVLAVIRDITHRKEQQAALVYQLNKALLLQEITTAIRQSLEIDTIFEVAAEKIGQAFKVNRCLIHLYNPEWTISIPVVAQYLQGDYESLQGFLVPIEGNEHITAVVSQEEAIASDNVYTDPLLLKSHAICEQIQLKSMLAVSTFYQGQVNGVIGLHQCDQYRHWTEEEIELIEALAGQLGIAIAQASLLEKEVNQREELSQKNRELEQAKVMADSANRAKSEFLANMSHEIRTPMNAILGFTELLKPLIKEPLAQEYLQAISTSSKTLLSLINDILDLSKIEAGRLELDPEPINLNNVFKDVYQVFLHKAEAQGIHLSLNLDPQLPHSVLFDEVRLRQILLNVVGNAIKFTPSGQVEIRSKCSVNSDEHGHKCNTIDLEIQVLDTGIGISEQDRQRIFNAFTQSEGQSNRKFGGTGLGLTITRRLIDMMGGTIELHSQLGQGSLFTFRFPKVVVSEAPALDTVVQNVDTNLNQFQASTILVVDDITSNRELLQGYFRETVHTLQFAEDGEQAIQLTFKYFPDVILLDLRMPRMGGREVLDFLKNHEETQGIPIVIVTASSDLQEEQPLKLLCDGFLRKPVSLSALVTALKPLLPSAVESPLRPEHSEDKIPPINEQSEMAQVSTVNRAELFVQLEQIEQKYWLSLCQTLEIEEVEQFVDKLQEISLNYNYLPLMNYIKSLEQQLDDFNWDKIPETVLNFKTILASMSEEEN, from the coding sequence TTGGTTGAGTCCAAAATTGAAGCACAGATCCTCTCCTTAGAGCGTATGGGAGAGCGTTGGCAAGTAGCCCAAGGAACCCCTGAAGCAGTTTGGATAAGAGATAGTCTCAATCATCTTAAAGATTTTGCCGGATTAAATACTTTAGCCTGGGTAGATTCAAATTATCAAATTCGTTGGCGAGTAGGCAATCCAGATGGTCTAGACCATGAAGACCTCAAACTCAGTCAACTGACCGATTATAAAGTCGCTCTCGATCGGTCATACTCTCGAAGTGAAATAACCCTAAGTAAACCCTTTTTACTTCCCGAAAATAAACATGGAATTTTAATTGTTTATCCTCTATTTTTAGACGATCCAACTACACCCAATAACCGTCAACTGAACGGCTATATCGTAGGAGTCTTAAACCTAGAAGTGTTTTTCGATAATCTTTTGGAAAACATACAGGATGAGCGTTACTATCTAGCGATCGCCTCTGGAGAGCAGATTATCTACAATAACCCGCACTCAAAATGGCTAAACTTAGAAGAGAACGATCCCAGCTCCCTGGTAGACTTAAAAGTAATTCGAGAGAGTGACTTCCATGGACAAACAATACATCTATTTTTGTATCCTAAACAGGGGTGGATTGAAAAACTACAATCCCCTTTTCCTTCTAGGTTCTTGGTTGGAGGACTGTCGATCAGTTGGAGTATTTCAATCGGGATTTATCTGTTTCAAATTCGACAAAAAAGATTAAAAAGAATTGAGCGAATTAATAGCCAACTCAACCAAGAAATACTGGAGCGAAAACAGGCAGAAGCGAAATTAGAAGAACGAGAGGCAATGCTCCGCAGCTTTTACGATCATTCTCCCATGATGATGGGGATTGTGGAATTGCTCGAAGATGATATTGTACATTTGTCTGATAATCAGGCGACCGCCCGTTTTTGGGGAACAACGCCAGAAGCCATGGCCAATCAGCGAGCCAGTGCTATGGGCACTTCCTGGGAATATCTTCAGAAATGGATTGGCCATTACCGAGAAGCCATGGAAACCCAAAAGGCAGTTGAATTTGAGTATGAACATCATGTAGAGAATGGCTCATATTTCTTTTTAGCGACCGTTAGTTTTATTGGGTTTGTCCATCGAGATCGTCCTCGATTTTCCTATCTCGTGCAAGATATTAGCGATCGCAAACTGGCCCAAATCGCTTTACAAAACAGTGAAAAGCGCTTTCGGGTACTGGTGTCCCACTCTCCAGTCGGTATTTTCCAAACCGATACCCAAGGTAAATGCCTCTATGTTAACCCTAAGTGGGCTGACATTACAGGACGCTATCAACCAGAGAGGTATTTAGGAGACGCTTGGCAGGAAGCCTTACATCCAGAAGATCGAGAGGCAATCTTTCAGGAATGGACGACATCGAGCCAGGAAGGTCGTGATTTTCATCTGGAATACCGGTTTCAGAAACCCGATGGTCAAGTGGTCTGGGTTTGGGGAAGTGCGATCGCCGTTCGTAGCGATAATGGAGAGATCGTCGGTTACTTCGGTACAGTCATGGACATTACCGAGCGCAAGAAAACCGAAACCACCAATCGCGCTTTAATGGAAGCCATTCCCGATCTGATCATTCGATTGAGCAGAACCGGTGAATTTCTCGATATCATGAACGCCAATCTTAACTCCTGGGAAGCAGAAGACCCATTTCCAGGAATGCATCTGATCAAACTTCTACCTCAACTGGTGACTCCACAGAGGCTTAAGTACATCCAAACCACCCTCGATACCCAAACCCTACACAGCTATGAATACGAAATTACTCTTAAAGGTCAGGTTTACTATGAAGAATGTCGCTTGATCCCCTTCGATTCCCACAGCGTTTTGGCCGTCATTCGAGATATTACTCACCGCAAAGAGCAACAAGCAGCTCTAGTTTATCAACTCAACAAAGCCCTACTGCTCCAAGAAATTACCACCGCCATTCGCCAAAGTCTAGAGATTGACACCATTTTTGAAGTGGCTGCTGAAAAAATTGGCCAAGCCTTCAAAGTCAACCGTTGCTTAATCCATCTCTACAACCCGGAATGGACGATTTCGATCCCTGTGGTGGCTCAATACCTTCAGGGGGACTATGAGTCTCTGCAAGGCTTTCTCGTCCCCATTGAAGGAAATGAACATATCACAGCCGTAGTCAGTCAGGAAGAGGCGATCGCCTCAGATAATGTCTATACTGACCCCTTACTGCTCAAATCACACGCCATTTGCGAACAAATTCAGCTCAAGTCCATGCTGGCTGTATCCACCTTTTATCAAGGGCAAGTGAATGGGGTGATTGGTTTACATCAATGCGATCAGTATCGTCATTGGACAGAAGAAGAGATTGAACTAATCGAAGCCTTAGCCGGACAACTCGGTATTGCGATCGCTCAAGCCTCCTTGTTGGAAAAAGAAGTCAACCAACGAGAAGAATTAAGCCAAAAAAATCGAGAACTAGAACAAGCAAAAGTCATGGCCGATAGTGCGAATCGAGCCAAAAGTGAATTTTTAGCCAATATGAGCCATGAAATTCGTACCCCCATGAATGCCATTTTAGGATTCACCGAACTCCTCAAACCTTTAATCAAAGAACCCTTAGCTCAAGAATACTTACAAGCGATTTCCACCAGTAGTAAAACCTTACTCTCCCTCATTAACGATATTCTCGATTTGTCCAAAATTGAAGCCGGTCGACTCGAACTCGATCCTGAACCCATTAACTTAAACAATGTTTTTAAGGATGTTTATCAAGTTTTTTTGCATAAAGCGGAAGCCCAAGGAATTCATTTAAGTCTCAATCTCGATCCCCAGTTACCCCATTCTGTCTTATTTGATGAAGTGCGGTTGCGACAAATCCTCCTGAATGTGGTCGGCAATGCCATTAAATTTACTCCTTCTGGACAAGTGGAAATCCGCTCGAAATGCTCAGTTAATTCCGATGAGCATGGACACAAGTGTAACACAATCGACCTAGAAATCCAAGTTCTCGATACCGGAATTGGAATTAGCGAACAGGATCGACAGCGTATTTTTAATGCGTTTACCCAAAGTGAAGGCCAAAGCAACCGTAAATTTGGCGGTACAGGGTTAGGCCTCACCATTACCCGCCGTTTGATTGATATGATGGGAGGAACGATTGAATTACACAGCCAATTGGGTCAGGGCAGTCTATTTACTTTTCGCTTTCCTAAAGTAGTGGTTAGCGAAGCTCCAGCCCTAGATACGGTTGTACAAAATGTTGATACTAACTTAAATCAGTTTCAAGCCTCTACCATTTTAGTGGTTGATGATATTACATCAAACCGAGAATTACTTCAGGGATATTTTAGGGAAACAGTTCATACTTTACAATTTGCTGAAGATGGAGAACAAGCCATTCAACTCACATTTAAGTATTTTCCCGATGTGATTTTGCTAGATTTGCGAATGCCCCGTATGGGTGGCCGCGAAGTCTTAGACTTTTTGAAAAACCATGAAGAAACTCAAGGGATTCCGATTGTTATTGTTACTGCGTCTTCCGACTTGCAAGAGGAACAACCCTTAAAACTCTTATGTGATGGCTTCCTGCGAAAACCCGTCAGTTTGAGCGCCTTAGTCACTGCCCTTAAGCCACTACTCCCTTCTGCGGTTGAGTCCCCCCTGAGACCGGAGCATTCAGAAGACAAAATCCCCCCCATCAATGAACAGTCAGAGATGGCTCAGGTGAGTACGGTTAACCGAGCTGAGTTGTTCGTGCAACTCGAACAGATTGAGCAAAAATATTGGCTGAGTTTATGTCAAACTCTAGAAATTGAAGAAGTTGAACAGTTTGTGGATAAGTTACAAGAGATTAGTCTAAACTATAATTATTTACCCTTGATGAATTACATTAAAAGTTTAGAGCAACAATTAGATGATTTTAACTGGGATAAAATACCCGAAACTGTACTCAACTTCAAAACCATTTTAGCCAGTATGAGTGAGGAGGAAAATTGA
- a CDS encoding YgfZ/GcvT domain-containing protein, which produces MSEETEILLYDRSHWGRIEVRGSDRLRFLHNQSTNDFESLKPGQSCDTVFVTSTARTLDLVTAYLTEESVILLVSPDRREKLWQWMERYIFPMDRVELVDITDKTACLSLIGTQSDRLLEAVGIPPLTDAPPGTHQQVNLGDISLRVALGSGLATPGYTLMVDLEERQNLSELLIAQGAKAIGDRDWETRRIQQGRPAPDRELTEDYNPLEAGLWNTISFEKGCYIGQETIARLNTYQGVKQQLWGLQLAQPVDPGTPIQVGDQKAGKITSCIATSEGAIALAYIRTKIGGKGLTVQVADQSATLLDLPFISRGYLATPSE; this is translated from the coding sequence ATGTCTGAAGAAACAGAAATTTTACTCTACGATCGCAGCCATTGGGGTAGAATTGAAGTCAGAGGGAGCGATCGCCTGCGGTTTCTGCACAACCAAAGTACCAATGATTTCGAGAGCCTGAAACCGGGACAAAGCTGTGACACCGTTTTTGTTACCTCCACCGCTCGTACCCTGGATTTAGTCACTGCTTATCTAACCGAGGAAAGCGTTATTTTACTCGTCTCTCCTGATCGCCGGGAAAAACTCTGGCAATGGATGGAGCGGTATATTTTCCCCATGGATCGGGTAGAACTGGTTGATATTACAGATAAAACTGCCTGTTTGAGTTTAATCGGAACCCAGAGCGATCGCCTCTTAGAAGCCGTAGGAATTCCCCCCTTAACCGATGCTCCCCCAGGAACCCACCAACAAGTTAACCTAGGCGACATCTCCCTCAGAGTCGCCCTAGGAAGCGGATTAGCCACCCCTGGATATACCCTCATGGTTGACCTGGAAGAGCGTCAAAATTTAAGCGAACTCCTGATCGCACAGGGAGCAAAAGCGATCGGCGATCGAGACTGGGAAACCCGACGCATTCAACAGGGTCGTCCCGCACCTGATCGCGAATTAACCGAAGACTATAACCCCCTCGAAGCCGGATTATGGAACACCATATCCTTTGAAAAAGGCTGTTACATTGGCCAAGAAACCATCGCCCGCTTAAACACCTATCAAGGCGTAAAACAACAGCTTTGGGGTCTGCAACTGGCTCAACCCGTCGATCCTGGAACCCCCATCCAAGTCGGAGACCAAAAAGCCGGAAAAATTACCAGTTGTATTGCTACTTCAGAAGGAGCGATCGCCCTAGCCTATATTCGCACCAAAATCGGCGGAAAAGGCCTCACCGTTCAAGTCGCCGATCAATCCGCAACTCTCCTCGATCTCCCCTTCATCTCTCGTGGGTATTTAGCTACCCCTTCCGAGTAA
- a CDS encoding type II toxin-antitoxin system VapC family toxin has protein sequence MTYHPLIIVDSGILVAYYSARDRYHQQVRVFFERCTSHLVTTTACVTEVVWLLSPNWRTQNEFLRDMARELYESIPLVPEDCLRIAELNERYASLPGDFADLSLIAISERLDIPAIATLDSDFDVYRRYRNQAFDRVFRPELS, from the coding sequence ATGACTTATCATCCTCTAATTATTGTAGATAGTGGCATTTTAGTAGCTTACTACAGTGCCAGAGATCGCTATCATCAACAGGTACGAGTCTTCTTTGAGAGATGTACCAGTCACCTCGTAACTACAACGGCTTGTGTTACTGAAGTGGTATGGCTTTTAAGTCCTAATTGGCGTACACAAAATGAGTTTCTTCGGGATATGGCTAGGGAACTTTATGAATCTATTCCACTGGTTCCTGAAGATTGTTTGCGGATTGCTGAACTGAATGAACGGTATGCAAGTTTGCCGGGAGATTTTGCAGATTTGTCTCTGATTGCTATTTCTGAAAGGCTGGATATTCCGGCTATTGCTACTTTGGATAGCGATTTTGATGTTTATCGGCGTTATCGAAATCAAGCTTTCGATCGGGTGTTTAGACCTGAATTGTCCTAG
- the thiC gene encoding phosphomethylpyrimidine synthase produces the protein MRTEWVAKRRGQANVTQMNYARQGVITEEMHYVAQRENLAPELIRDEVARGRMIIPANVNHPNLEPMCIGIASKCKVNANLGASPNSSNLQEEVDKLNLAVKYGADTVMDLSTGGGNLDEIRTAIIKASPVPIGTVPIYQALESVNGRIEKLTPDDFLHIIEKHAQQGVDYMTIHAGILIEHLPLVKNRITGIVSRGGGIIARWMLHHHKQNPLYTHFNDIIEIFKKHDVSFSLGDSLRPGCTHDASDEAQLAELKTLGQLTRKAWEHNVQVMVEGPGHVPMDQIEFNVKKQMEECSEAPFYVLGPLVTDIAPGYDHITSAIGAAIAGWHGTAMLCYVTPKEHLGLPDAEDVRNGLIAYKIAAHAADIARHRHGARDRDDELSAARYNFDWNRQFELSLDPDRAREYHDETLPADIYKTAEFCSMCGPKFCPMQTKVDADALTELEKYLAQEAQNKEVAQV, from the coding sequence ATGCGAACTGAATGGGTAGCCAAACGGCGGGGACAAGCCAATGTCACGCAGATGAATTATGCTCGTCAAGGCGTAATTACGGAAGAGATGCACTATGTGGCACAACGGGAAAATCTTGCCCCTGAGTTGATTCGGGATGAAGTTGCGCGGGGACGGATGATTATTCCCGCCAATGTGAATCACCCGAATTTAGAGCCGATGTGTATTGGGATTGCTTCTAAGTGTAAGGTGAATGCTAACCTGGGCGCGTCCCCCAATTCTTCTAATTTACAAGAAGAAGTCGATAAGCTGAATCTGGCGGTTAAATATGGCGCAGATACGGTGATGGACTTGTCTACGGGAGGCGGTAACCTAGACGAGATTCGCACCGCTATTATTAAAGCTTCTCCAGTCCCCATCGGCACAGTTCCCATCTACCAAGCTTTAGAGAGCGTCAACGGTAGAATCGAGAAACTCACCCCTGATGACTTCTTGCATATCATCGAGAAACATGCCCAGCAAGGGGTAGATTATATGACCATCCATGCAGGCATTTTGATCGAACATTTGCCCTTAGTCAAAAATCGGATTACGGGGATTGTTTCCCGTGGGGGCGGTATTATTGCTCGCTGGATGTTACACCATCATAAGCAAAATCCCCTCTATACCCATTTCAACGATATTATCGAAATCTTTAAGAAGCATGATGTTTCCTTTAGTTTAGGGGATTCTTTGCGTCCCGGTTGTACCCATGATGCTTCCGATGAGGCCCAATTGGCGGAGTTGAAAACCTTGGGGCAACTCACTCGCAAGGCTTGGGAACATAATGTGCAGGTGATGGTTGAAGGGCCGGGCCATGTGCCGATGGATCAAATTGAGTTTAATGTGAAGAAGCAGATGGAGGAGTGTTCGGAAGCTCCCTTCTATGTGCTGGGGCCCTTGGTGACGGATATTGCGCCCGGTTACGATCATATCACTTCGGCCATTGGAGCGGCGATCGCCGGTTGGCATGGAACCGCCATGCTCTGTTACGTCACCCCTAAAGAACATTTAGGACTTCCCGATGCCGAAGATGTACGCAACGGCTTAATCGCCTACAAAATCGCTGCCCACGCCGCCGACATTGCCCGCCATCGTCACGGAGCTAGAGACCGAGACGACGAACTCTCCGCAGCTCGGTATAATTTCGACTGGAATCGTCAGTTTGAACTCTCCCTCGACCCCGACCGCGCACGGGAATATCACGACGAAACCCTACCCGCAGACATCTACAAAACCGCAGAATTCTGCTCCATGTGCGGCCCCAAATTCTGCCCCATGCAAACCAAGGTAGATGCAGACGCGCTCACCGAGTTAGAGAAATACTTAGCCCAGGAAGCGCAAAATAAAGAAGTTGCTCAAGTGTAA